One genomic segment of uncultured Ilyobacter sp. includes these proteins:
- a CDS encoding NADH:ubiquinone reductase (Na(+)-transporting) subunit D, protein MNTVKDLAKENIWSNNPVFVQILGICSTLAVTNNLTNTFIMTVSVIFVTAFSNLSVSILKNYMPRKVRMIVQTLIIAFFVIIVDIMLRAYLPDISRSLGPYVGLIITNCIIMGRAEAFAQSNRPLISFWDGITSGLGYMWVLMVVAFFRELLGFGTLFGMQILNNGFTPWTIMVMAPSAFFILGILIWVVKTTMMRQDEKKETPVKQPN, encoded by the coding sequence TTGAATACTGTTAAAGATTTGGCTAAGGAAAACATTTGGAGCAATAACCCTGTTTTTGTACAGATTCTAGGTATCTGTTCTACCCTTGCAGTTACCAACAATCTCACCAACACTTTCATTATGACTGTGTCAGTTATTTTTGTGACTGCTTTTAGCAACTTGTCAGTTTCCATTCTAAAAAATTATATGCCCAGAAAGGTGAGAATGATTGTCCAGACTCTTATTATCGCTTTTTTTGTAATAATTGTAGATATAATGCTGAGAGCTTATCTTCCAGATATAAGCAGATCTCTCGGTCCATATGTAGGTCTCATTATTACCAACTGCATTATAATGGGCAGAGCCGAAGCTTTTGCTCAGTCAAATCGTCCCCTTATTTCCTTTTGGGATGGTATAACTTCTGGTTTGGGATATATGTGGGTGCTCATGGTCGTAGCTTTTTTTCGTGAGCTTTTGGGATTCGGAACTTTGTTTGGAATGCAAATCTTAAACAATGGATTCACTCCTTGGACTATTATGGTAATGGCTCCTAGTGCATTTTTCATCCTTGGTATTCTCATATGGGTAGTCAAAACAACCATGATGAGACAAGATGAAAAAAAAGAAACTCCCGTAAAACAACCAAATTAA
- a CDS encoding FMN-binding protein: MKKDSLIYTVIFSFTITFVFVFILSVAYKVTAERIKEYQKISEAKAYLSASGIKLDPDENPQVKFSEIFGNDPKDKEVLNASINNENIFVSSFSGKGLWGTIYGVIATNNEIDKIIGIEITSHSETPGLGGRIEESWFLNQFRGEEVPDKIKIVMGVGRGDTISKNSLVDGITGATRTSESVENIINKKLIELRELKRRGEI; encoded by the coding sequence ATGAAAAAAGATTCTCTTATCTATACAGTTATCTTTAGCTTTACCATTACATTTGTTTTTGTTTTTATTCTTTCTGTCGCCTACAAAGTAACAGCAGAAAGAATTAAAGAATATCAAAAAATTTCTGAAGCAAAAGCCTATCTGTCTGCTTCAGGAATAAAATTAGATCCTGATGAAAATCCTCAGGTAAAATTTTCTGAAATCTTTGGAAACGACCCCAAAGATAAAGAGGTGTTAAATGCCAGTATAAACAATGAAAATATCTTTGTATCAAGCTTTTCAGGAAAAGGCCTTTGGGGAACTATCTACGGTGTCATAGCCACAAATAATGAAATTGATAAAATAATTGGAATAGAGATCACGTCCCATTCTGAGACTCCAGGTTTAGGGGGAAGAATAGAGGAATCCTGGTTTTTAAACCAGTTCAGAGGGGAAGAAGTCCCAGACAAGATAAAAATCGTTATGGGCGTTGGAAGGGGTGACACTATTTCCAAAAATAGTCTGGTGGATGGTATAACTGGAGCCACTAGAACTAGCGAATCGGTTGAAAATATTATCAATAAGAAACTTATAGAATTGAGAGAGTTAAAAAGGAGGGGAGAAATTTGA
- a CDS encoding RnfABCDGE type electron transport complex subunit D encodes MFQKQIIMRKVMYSLIPIFILSVYLYGLKALELIAVSFLFGIGTESIFLKKKNKKVSEAVLVTCALYAMSMSPGTPLWIAAIGITFGVSMGKMAYGGFGRNIFNPAITGRLFIYIAFPNMTNKWLIPGNFGMTDGIAGATPLEILRNEGIPKFTDLLLGTRPGSMGESSGILIIAAALYLLYTKTASWRSMGSTLVGYFLVQTLLFSFDLGANPLYGVFSGSLLFISVFMVTDPVSSPKKNGSLIAYGLLIGVSVALIRTFSLFPEGTSFAILLGNTFAPLMDEIIGKARVGEVKS; translated from the coding sequence GTGTTTCAGAAGCAAATCATTATGAGAAAAGTAATGTATTCATTAATACCTATTTTTATTTTATCTGTTTATTTATACGGATTAAAAGCTTTAGAGCTAATCGCTGTCTCTTTTTTATTTGGAATAGGAACCGAGTCCATTTTCCTTAAAAAAAAGAATAAAAAAGTAAGTGAAGCTGTTCTTGTAACATGCGCTCTTTATGCCATGTCTATGTCACCTGGAACTCCCCTCTGGATTGCTGCCATTGGAATAACATTTGGAGTCTCTATGGGGAAAATGGCCTATGGTGGTTTTGGGCGTAATATATTTAACCCGGCTATTACAGGGAGACTTTTCATATATATAGCTTTTCCCAACATGACAAATAAATGGCTTATCCCTGGTAATTTTGGAATGACCGACGGAATTGCCGGTGCAACCCCTCTTGAAATTTTAAGAAATGAAGGAATTCCAAAATTCACAGATCTTCTTTTAGGGACAAGACCTGGCTCTATGGGTGAAAGTTCTGGAATTCTAATAATAGCTGCCGCACTGTATCTCCTCTATACAAAAACAGCTAGCTGGAGATCTATGGGATCAACCTTGGTTGGATATTTTCTGGTACAGACACTTTTGTTTTCTTTTGATCTGGGTGCCAACCCCCTATACGGTGTTTTTTCAGGAAGTCTCCTTTTTATATCGGTCTTTATGGTCACCGATCCTGTCTCATCTCCGAAAAAAAATGGTTCTCTCATTGCCTACGGCCTTCTTATAGGTGTTTCAGTGGCCTTGATAAGAACTTTCTCTCTTTTTCCAGAGGGAACAAGTTTCGCAATCCTTTTGGGAAATACCTTTGCCCCTTTAATGGATGAAATTATAGGAAAAGCAAGAGTCGGAGAGGTGAAATCATGA